CCGCGTTTTTTGTTGATTGGTGAGGTTTTCCCTCTCGCCACCTGTTGATCCAGGGAGCCAGGATCAAAGCAGAGTGAGCTGTTCATGGTTCCCACCGCATCCTCTGAGTCGGCCATCAGCTGGGCGGGAGTTGCTCCGCCCAAGCGTTTGTCTGACTATCGGCCTTTCCCATTTGCCATCCCCAGAATTGAGCTGAATGTGGTGGTGCATCAGCCTGATTCAGTTTTGGTCACGGCTGATCTGCACCTTGAGCCCTCCGATTCGAAGGCAACCACTCCGCTGATCTTGCATGGAGTTGATCTAGAGCTGATTTCAATCTCGCTCGATGGGCATCCCCTGGAGTCGAGCAGCTATCGCTTGAATGATGAGCAGCTGGAAATCCCTTCACCTCCAACTCAGCCCTTCACGTTGACGACTGTCAGTCGTCTTGATCCTCAGGCCAATACCTCACTGGAAGGCTTGTACGAAAGTGGCGGAATGCTCACAACGCAATGTGAGGCAGAAGGGTTCCGACGCATCACCTTCCATCCAGATCGTCCTGATGTTTTGAGCCGCTACCGGGTTCGGATTGAGGCGGATCGCGCACGCTTTCCCGTGCTGCTCTCCAACGGAAACGAAATCAGTGCTTCGGCTCTCCCAGACGATGCTTCTCGGCACGAGGTGGTCTGGGAAGATCCCTTCCCCAAGCCCTCTTATCTGTTTGCTCTCGTTGCTGGTGACTTGCGTGAAATCAGGGATCATTACGCCACGGCTTCCGGGCGGGACGTCACGTTGCGTCTGCATGTGGAAGCCGGTGATGAGCCCTTCACCGCCCATGCCATGGCGTCGTTGAAGCGTTCCATGGCATGGGATGAGTCCGTTTATGGACTCGAGTACGACCTTGATGAGTTCAATACCGTCGCGGTGCGCCACTTCAATATGGGCGCAATGGAGAACAAAAGTCTGAATATTTTCAATTCCAAGCTGGTTCTTGCTGATGCAGAATCCGCAACAGATGGGGAACTAGAGCGGATTGAAAGTGTTGTTGGGCATGAGTATTTTCACAACTGGTCTGGTAATCGAATTACCTGTCGTGATTGGTTTCAGTTGTCGCTGAAAGAAGGTCTCACGGTGTTTCGAGATCAGTGCTTCACCGCCGACCTTCATTCCGAACCCTTGAAGAGGATTGAAGATGCAGCGATGCTACGCAACACGCAGTTTCGAGAGGATGCAGGCCCAACAGCCCATCCGGTGAAGCCGGACTCTTACCAAGCTATTGATAATTTCTACACAACCACGATTTATGAAAAAGGGGCGGAGCTGATTCGCATGTTGCGGACTTTGCTTGGGCCTGAGCGTTTCATGCGAGGCATGAGCTTGTATTTCAAGCGGCATGACGGAGAAGCCGCCACAACAGAGGATTTTGTGAACGCGATTGTGGATGGCGCGGGAGCAGATGGTCAGCCTCTCGGATTTGATGTCGAGCAATTTCGGCTCTGGTACCACCAGGCGGGAACGCCTCATGTCACGGTGAAATCTCACTGGGATGGCGAAGCCGGACGTCTGAGCCTGACGCTGCAGCAATCCACGGCTCCAACGCCAGGTCAGGAACGGAAGCAACCACTGGTGATTCCTGTCCTTTGGTCTGTCCTGCAGGCCAATGAAGGTGCCGGAGAAGAACGGCTGTTTGTGCTTGATCAGGAGACACAGACCGTTGTCCTGGAGGGTTTGTCTCCTGCTGCACAGCCCCCGGTTGTCTCGTTATTCCGTCGTTTTTCAGCTCCGGTGACCTGGGCAACCGGCCAGGCCCTCGACGATCTGTTTGCGCTGTTTGCTGGGGATAACGACGCCTTTGCCCGCTGGGATGCTGGCCAGCAGCTGTGGAAGCGGCTGATTCTTCCCCGTGCAGCAGGAACTCCTGAGTCAGAACTGGAGTCACGGATGCTGGATGCCATTGGCCAGCTCCTCGCTGTTGACGGCGAACAAGACCCTGCCGTGCTGGCCACTCTCCTGGCTTTTCCTGGTCCTGCCGAACTTGAGACACTGCAAAAGGAATCCGACCCTCCTGCTCTGGAGAGAGCCACTTGTGAACTGAGAGAGCTGCTCGGATCCCAGCTGGCACCGTTGCTGAGGTCCAGGCTCAATGGCGTTGCGTCAAGCCTGGATCAAGCCTGGCCTGCGGGTCAGGGCGAGCGCCAGCTCACGGGTTTGATCTGGAGCTGGTTGGCTGCTGCCGGCGATTCAGGGGCGCGCTCTGATGCTGCTCAGGCGGTGGAAGGCCCCTCGATGACGATGGCGCGTGCCGGTCTGCGGGCCTTGCAGCCGATTGACTGTGATGAGCGCGATCAGGCTCTGCGATCGTTTCACGATCGCTGGCAGGAGCGTCCGGTGATTTTCGACACCTGGTTTTCGCTGGAAGCTTCAACACCGCGCGCAGATGCTCTTGAGAGGGTTGCGGCTTTGTTGGATCACCCCCGTTATGACCCGATGGCCCCGAATTCAGTACGTGCTGTGCTGGGTGGGCTTGTGGGTAATCCACGTGTCTTCCATGCCCTTGATGGCAGTGGATATCAGTTCATGGCCGAACAGATCATCGCCGTGGATCAGCGCAATGCCATCACAGCATCGCGGCTCGCCAAGGTGTTTAGCCGTTGGCGCACTTACGGCAGTGAACGTCAGGCTGCCGTGAAGCGGGCCTTGTCAACACTTGCTTCGGCAGATCTCTCCACAAACACCCGTGAAGTGGTGACTTTGATGGAAGCCTGACGCATTCTCTTTCGATTCGGCCGAGGGTGATGGGCTGTGCAACGTTCAGAAGGTTTGAACGTTTGGGTGGTGTTTTGTGCCGCTCATCACCACTGCGTTACGCCCTGTGAAACTGAATTGACTCGGGAATGATGCTCTTTAAGTTGCAGAGATCTGGGAAGGAGGAATGAGCAGCGAAGTTCTGGAGGATCTCCTGAAAAAAGATATCTATGAAGACACCTGGGAATGGTGGAAAGCTCAGCTCTATTTTTTACGGGAAGACAAAGACTTTCACGAGGCGGAAGCCGTCTTTAAAGAGTTCAGTATGTATAGAAGTAGGTCTTGCAGACTTGATGCTTAGTTTAAATCAGAGTGTTTGTTTGTTGGTGAGCAGTCTTGTTGGTTGATGATCTTTAATTCAGTAGAGACTTGATATCACTCTCGAACGTGAGGATGCTGTGACTTTGACCTTCTTGCCCAGGTAGCAGTGCAATCGCGCTGATGGCCTTGGGGAACGCCGCTTGACTTCTGGCGACAAATGATGAGAGATCATCGGCGGACCAAAGGCCTTTAATTCCGGATCGACGTTCTTCAATCAGTCGTTCGTAAGCCTCATTAAATCGTTTGGCGCGTTCCTCGTCGCCATCGAGCATCTCGGCGAAGGCCACTTCGGGACTCTTCTCCGTGGCGATCCGAAGCCATTCTTTGACCTCTGGATGATCGATAGCGGCTGATGTTGGCACCAGGTTGCCAATGCTCCCTACTCCGATCACCACCGCTTTGATCTCATCCGTACGACCATCGAGAACGACGCAAGGACAGGAGAAATCCCAAGCCTTCACAGCGCTGACTTTGATGGCTGCTTCCACGAACGTCTGCCGGCACTCAGACACCAAGACGTCCAGACGGGCTCGATTTGATGACATGTGCGCTCTTGGTTTGCCCCCAGTCGGACAAGGCTCTCCAAGTCTCGCGAAAGATCATTCAGCATGGTGGATCCGCTGGTTTCAAGAGAGCCAGCTGGAATCCACTGAAAACGTGAGAACGCCGTGATCATCTGTCTCGTTCCCCTCCGTGATGGCGACACAGGCAATGTCCCCTTGTTCGAAACACTGCTTGGATTTGAGGGCGAATTTGGCTGCTTCGGAATACGACCAAACAGCGAGTCCATGACAATGGCGTTCATCGGCATAGCGATCCCAGAGCATGGAGAAGTGTTCTGCTTCCGTTCCATGCATGAATTCATCAAGGGCTTCGTCGGCGCCCACCTCCTTGGAACGAGCCAGAAATGATCGCAGCAGTGGATTGTCGATCACATTGCTTGTTGTGATGGTTCCAGTGAGACCTCGCACCGACGTTTTCAGAACTCGTTTGGGATGCTCTCTGGCATCAATCACAATCACAGGGCATTGCAGATCCCAGCTGGCTCGATTACGCAGTTCCCTCGCAGCATCTGACATCTCGTCGCGAAGCTCGCTGATCAGCTTTCGAACAATGAGGGTCGGATCCTTCATTCTTTGAATTTAAAGCTTGTACGGGCCAGAAGACAGTTGGGGCGTGTCTTTAACTCATCCCACTCCTGCAGCTCCGTCATCAAGTGAGGCATGACTCACATCACGGAATCGAACCTCTTTGAGTGATTCGCGGCGGTGGCCCAGCTCTTGAGATCTAATTCGCGCTACTGGTTCTGAGAACCCATTTGCTGCAGAGCTTTGCGTCGATAGATCGATCCTTCTTTGCCGCTATGAACTCCCCACAATCCTTCCCAATAGAAGTAAATCACTCCATAACCCTGTTCATTGCTGAGTCGTTTTTTTTCGGCAAGGACAGGGATTGGTGTTGTCCTTTTCCCGAAACCAGCAAGAACGCCGATCTGAACCGGCAATCCCCACTGACGCGCTTTACGCAAAGCAGGTTGATTGAGATCTTTGGCGAAACCTTTGAGTGAATAGGCGTAGTTCTGTACGACAAGATCATCAATCAGTTCTCCAACTGCCCAGAGTTCCCAGTCCTGCAGCCAGTGGTTGTAGGCAAATCGAAAAGGTCCTGGCGAAAGACTGATGCGTTGAGGCAGAGATTCTTTCTCCAAGCGTTCTCTCAGTGCCCTCAACAGGCCTGTCAGCTGACGGCGTCTCCA
This genomic window from Synechococcus sp. MIT S9220 contains:
- the pepN gene encoding aminopeptidase N encodes the protein MVPTASSESAISWAGVAPPKRLSDYRPFPFAIPRIELNVVVHQPDSVLVTADLHLEPSDSKATTPLILHGVDLELISISLDGHPLESSSYRLNDEQLEIPSPPTQPFTLTTVSRLDPQANTSLEGLYESGGMLTTQCEAEGFRRITFHPDRPDVLSRYRVRIEADRARFPVLLSNGNEISASALPDDASRHEVVWEDPFPKPSYLFALVAGDLREIRDHYATASGRDVTLRLHVEAGDEPFTAHAMASLKRSMAWDESVYGLEYDLDEFNTVAVRHFNMGAMENKSLNIFNSKLVLADAESATDGELERIESVVGHEYFHNWSGNRITCRDWFQLSLKEGLTVFRDQCFTADLHSEPLKRIEDAAMLRNTQFREDAGPTAHPVKPDSYQAIDNFYTTTIYEKGAELIRMLRTLLGPERFMRGMSLYFKRHDGEAATTEDFVNAIVDGAGADGQPLGFDVEQFRLWYHQAGTPHVTVKSHWDGEAGRLSLTLQQSTAPTPGQERKQPLVIPVLWSVLQANEGAGEERLFVLDQETQTVVLEGLSPAAQPPVVSLFRRFSAPVTWATGQALDDLFALFAGDNDAFARWDAGQQLWKRLILPRAAGTPESELESRMLDAIGQLLAVDGEQDPAVLATLLAFPGPAELETLQKESDPPALERATCELRELLGSQLAPLLRSRLNGVASSLDQAWPAGQGERQLTGLIWSWLAAAGDSGARSDAAQAVEGPSMTMARAGLRALQPIDCDERDQALRSFHDRWQERPVIFDTWFSLEASTPRADALERVAALLDHPRYDPMAPNSVRAVLGGLVGNPRVFHALDGSGYQFMAEQIIAVDQRNAITASRLAKVFSRWRTYGSERQAAVKRALSTLASADLSTNTREVVTLMEA